TAAAAAACGAAATTAAAAAAATAAGAATAACAATCAGCGCAAATGGCCTGAAAGAAGATGTTATTTGCGATTTGAATACGGGTTTTTGCAGCGATCACGAAATTGTCGTCAGAAAAACAGATTTCTTGTCCGAAAGAACGCTCGGGATAAACGCAAATAAGGCAGCTGCGGGTTTGAATAAAAAGATGATTAAAAAAATTAAGAATAAAAACCAAAAAATAAAAGTGAAAATCACGCCTTTATGCATAAAGTGCTTCATCTTTGATTTCGATGGCACATTGGAGGAATTCAAAAGCGCAAGAGAATACGCTTACAAAAAACTCAGCGAATATGCCTTTAAAACGCATAATGCAGAAAATTTTTTGGAATCCATCCATGATGCCGGAAAATATTTCACTTTAAAGGCATTCAAGGAAAAAAACACAGGGCTGTATGACCGCAGATTGTGGATCAAAAAGGCATTTGACACACTGAAAATTAAAGCCAAAAGCCCTGAAATCAACAGATTAAACACGCTGTACTGGAAAACAGTAATCCAGAAAATAAAGCCCCTGCCTAATGCAATAAAAATGTTAAAAACATTAAAAAATAAAAAATACAAATTAGCCATAGCGACTGATCCTGATGAAACGAAAATTCAAAGGATAAAGAAAATAGGAATTTATGGCTTTTTTGATCTGATTGTCACAGGAGAAGATGTCAACACAACAAAGCCTGACAAGAAGTTCTATACCTATATCTTTAAAAAACTTAAATTAAGGCCTGAAGAGTGCGTCATGGTTGGCGACAGGCCTGCTTTCGACCTGGAGCCAGCAAAAGAGCTCGGGTTAGTCACAGTATGGTTGAACACAGGCAAAGCCAAGGGGCAGGAAAAACCGCCTTATATAGACTACGAGATAGCTGATTTGAATGAAATCATCAATATCTTTACTTAAAAGTAGTTACAAAACCGAAAGATTTATAAATAGAAAGTGATTACATCACCATATGGCAAAGAGAGAATTATATGATCTATCTGATGAGGAATTTGCATATTTTCTCAATGAAGTAGGAAGAAGTTTGAATAAAGAGGATATACCTTATATTTTTGTAGGTGGTACTGCAATTCAGCTACAGATTCTTAAAAGATTATGTAACAAACATGATACAGACATAAGCACATTATCAAAAGATAAAAGGTTGCAAGATTATATACGGTCAACCGACGATATTGACCTTGCTTTATCTTCAGATGTGTATGCCCGAAGGAATGAAATCGAATATGCTTCTGCAATAAATAAGATTTTGGATTCTTTGCAGCAGGAGTTAATCTCGCCAAGCGAAGATCATATATTGGAGTACAAGCTTATTAGAAGAGGCGTCAAAAGACCAGTTTTTCAAGTTAGTATGGATGGGGCAACAAGCGATGAACAGCTTATTGCTTTAAACATAAGCCGAAAGCCAGAAGACTTGAAAAATTTAGAATCTAATTTATACCAGGTTTTTGTAAATGAAGGAGAAAGAATCACCATACCTTACAATTCTAAACTTTCTTTGGATGTAAAGGCAATCTCTACAACTAACCTATTAGCTACAAAGGTCTCTCATTTTAGAGGTAAAGACACAATGGACATAGTTAATCTAGTGGGGTTGATGGAGCTAAATAATGAAGAACCCGAATTAGATAAAATACAAGAATTGTTGCAACGGAGTTATTCAGGAAATTTTAATAGATTTTTAGGTCTAATAAATAAAGATCAAGATTGATATTTCAGCCTTCTCTCTTTCGGCACCAAATTAATGATCTTTCCGTTTTTTATTCTTCCGCAACCAAGAAAATCATTTTCATTGTTTTTTAAGAGAACAATTCCTTTATAATTAGTTTCCTTTTCTATATCTTCTCCCCTCAGCCATTTCTTCACTTCTTCGTCATTTAATAAAACAACATTTTTCTTTGCATCAGGCCCGATCATCTGGCTGCCTTCAATGCTAGGCTCAAATCCGTTCTCGCCAATTCTGCCGAAATACAGGCCAACGCTGCTCAGCCTTAACTTGCTGAGATCAATCTTAGCAATATCCTTATTTATTAAATATATTTTATTCTCGTCAGATTCAAGAAAGCTGTAATCCAGCCTGATATCGCAGTCATGCTGATCTTTGGCTATCTCCAGCATTTTCTTTGTTTCTTTTGAATTAAGGATTTTTAATTGGTGCATTAAAACAAAAAACAATAACGGATTTATATAATTTGTTATAAAAAATAAAACTAAACAAAAAACTTTATAAACAAAACAAAACAAGGTTAAATCATGGCATTCATTCAAATCGGCTACATGCTTGGATTGTGGGCATTGCTGTTCCTTGTCCCATTCATCATCCTCTATTTAATAAGGCCAAAGCCAAAGGAAATGAGCATTCCTTCGCTGATGTTCTTCATGCGCCAGTCAAAGATGAACAGGATAACATCCTTCTTCAAGACATTCATCCGCGATCTTATCTTCCTCATGCAGCTGCTCGTGCTGGCATCCCTTGCATTCTCAATTGCCCAGCCCTACAAGATGTACAGCCACGATGTTTCATCAGAAAACACTGTTTTTGTGATAGATGTTTCCGCAAGCTCAAAGTCAGTTGAAAATTCAAAAATAATATTCGACAAAATAATAGAAAAAGCCCAGAGCCTTATCGGCAGAAGAAATACAGTTGTTCTTGCCAAAGATGCCCCTTTAGTTGCATTGCAGGACGCATCATCAGGGGAAACATCAGATTATTTAAAAAAACTAAAGCCCTTGGACACAGCCTCAAAGATAGGCGATGCCATAATACTTGCAGGCGAATTGATGTCCGGGAAAAAAGGCCGCGTTATTGCAATAAGCGACTTCATCAATACAGGCGGCCAGGATCCGAATGTTGCAAAAAAAGTTCTGCTTTCAAAAGGCCTTTCAGTTGATTTCATCAATGTCAGAGGCAAAATTTCAGGCAATGTAGGATTTGTAGATTTAAATATAAAAGAAGATTCGACAACAGCATACATAAAGAATTTCAATGATGAGGCAAAAACAATAAAGCTCGCTGTTGGCAGCAAGGAAACAGATATAACGCTCAACCCAAAATCAACAGAGGCATATTCATTTGAAACTCCGTCAGGAACAACAAAGCTTGAAATAAAAACAAAGGATGATTTTTCAGTTGACAACACAGCATATATGAGCGTTCCGTCTAATAAGAAAATAAGAGTTTTATTAATAACCAACAACCAATCTGCATTCATTAAAAATGCATTGAAGGCATCAGATGCTGTTGATCTTTCAATATCAGAGCCGCCGATAATCGCAAAAGACAGTTATGATATTTACATAGTCCACAACATTGACAAAGCCCAGATATTGCCAGGCACATTTGAGGACCTTCAAAAAAAGGCAAATGATGGCGCAAGCCTGATCATTCATGTCCAGGAAGAATCCGCAAATATAGACTATAGGGGAGCATTGCCTCTTATAATTACAGGAGCTGCAGAAAGCGCCTTCATCAACACAGAACAAACAACTAAATTTACAAAAAACATAAATTTCGGCAGGGTTAATTCTTATTTTTCAACAAGAGCCCACAAGGGAACAGTCATTGCAACGGCATCAAACAGCTCGATATTATCAATGGAAAAAAGGGGAAGCGGCAATGTATTTTATTACGGAATCCTTGAAAAGGCATCCGATTTCAAGTTCTCACCAGACTATCCGATCTTCTGGCTTGAGCTTGTTAACTACCTTGTCGGAAGGCAGGACATAAAAAGCCTCAACTACAGGACAGGCAATATGCTGATCCTTGACAAGGCAGAAACAATAGAGACTCCGTCAAAGAAGATAAAGCAGGCAACATTGATTCTGGAAGAGCAGGGATTGTATAAGGTCGGAGGCAAAACTATCGCAGTTAATCTTCTGAATGAGCGTGAATCAAACATTGCGCCGTCCGAGTCATACGGCCAGAAAGGCGAGGAATTTGTTTTAAAGCCTGTAAAGGAGCAGAGAAAATTCCAGCTTGAAATTCCCCTGCTTATCGCATCAATGCTTATTTTGATGCTCGAATTGCTTTATATAAAAATAAGAGGCGAGATATAATGAACTTCATAACATATGCATTCAAGCATCTGGAATATCCTTACGCCATTCTGATACTCTTGGTTTTGCTTGCATTGATGTTTCTCGCGCTCAGAGCAGAATTTGTGAAAATAAGGGAAGACAAGGAATTCATAGACAGAAAAATAAAAACAAGAAAATGGATGTATGTCACGAGAACTTTGATATTCATATGCATTTTTATCGCAATTGCCTCGCCTTTTATTGAAAGGCAAAAAACCCTTGGAGGGGATGCTGTTGTCAAGCTTGTTGCAGATAATTCCACATCAATGAAACTGTTCAAAAGCGAAGCATCATTATTGGCGTCTCAGCTCGAGAAAAAAACACATTCAGAGTTCAAGGTATTTGGCTCAGAATACGGTTCGGATATCGGAGATTCTATTCTATCGAATATCGACCAGTACGGCAGCATCCTTCTTTTTTCCGACGGAAATAACAATATTGGCGCAGACCTTGGCGATGTGGCTTTTTACGCGGCGAAAATTAATGCAACAATAAATGCCGTCAACCTGCAGGCAGAGCAGGATGATGCCCGCATTGTGATAGAAGGCCCATCAAAAACAACAGAAGGCACAGAGGAAACATTTGTCATAGACATAGCAACAGCAGGAAATATTGGATCTTATAAAGTTACAGTCGAAATTGATGGCAGCACTGTTT
The Candidatus Woesearchaeota archaeon DNA segment above includes these coding regions:
- a CDS encoding HAD-IA family hydrolase produces the protein MEYAFDSFGHENILSTHKTTIEFTKDKDLTLNGDCIVGVTSDFDFSGLRELIEFSIKNEIKKIRITISANGLKEDVICDLNTGFCSDHEIVVRKTDFLSERTLGINANKAAAGLNKKMIKKIKNKNQKIKVKITPLCIKCFIFDFDGTLEEFKSAREYAYKKLSEYAFKTHNAENFLESIHDAGKYFTLKAFKEKNTGLYDRRLWIKKAFDTLKIKAKSPEINRLNTLYWKTVIQKIKPLPNAIKMLKTLKNKKYKLAIATDPDETKIQRIKKIGIYGFFDLIVTGEDVNTTKPDKKFYTYIFKKLKLRPEECVMVGDRPAFDLEPAKELGLVTVWLNTGKAKGQEKPPYIDYEIADLNEIINIFT
- a CDS encoding BatA domain-containing protein, producing MAFIQIGYMLGLWALLFLVPFIILYLIRPKPKEMSIPSLMFFMRQSKMNRITSFFKTFIRDLIFLMQLLVLASLAFSIAQPYKMYSHDVSSENTVFVIDVSASSKSVENSKIIFDKIIEKAQSLIGRRNTVVLAKDAPLVALQDASSGETSDYLKKLKPLDTASKIGDAIILAGELMSGKKGRVIAISDFINTGGQDPNVAKKVLLSKGLSVDFINVRGKISGNVGFVDLNIKEDSTTAYIKNFNDEAKTIKLAVGSKETDITLNPKSTEAYSFETPSGTTKLEIKTKDDFSVDNTAYMSVPSNKKIRVLLITNNQSAFIKNALKASDAVDLSISEPPIIAKDSYDIYIVHNIDKAQILPGTFEDLQKKANDGASLIIHVQEESANIDYRGALPLIITGAAESAFINTEQTTKFTKNINFGRVNSYFSTRAHKGTVIATASNSSILSMEKRGSGNVFYYGILEKASDFKFSPDYPIFWLELVNYLVGRQDIKSLNYRTGNMLILDKAETIETPSKKIKQATLILEEQGLYKVGGKTIAVNLLNERESNIAPSESYGQKGEEFVLKPVKEQRKFQLEIPLLIASMLILMLELLYIKIRGEI